The following coding sequences are from one Novosphingobium sp. Gsoil 351 window:
- a CDS encoding cellulase family glycosylhydrolase, with protein sequence MSLQRVTQSGSLFLDASGAQMTLRGVNLGGDSKVPYPDGGTQFPSDFADHREVSFIGRPFPLAEADEHLARIARWGFNTLRLLTTWEAVEHAGPGLYDDVYLDYFAEVARLAGEHGLYLFVDFHQDVWSRMTGGDGAPGWIFESVGLDFTAFASAEAAHVMQARYDYTSTEKRQATYPQMSWGSNYRLPANGVMWTLFWAGRWVTPDFTIDGENVQDFLQGHYLGAMDAVAQRLAHMPHVLGFDTLNEPGLGWLAQPLSYRHLAASAANPERPRIGPALAPLDALALARGCAVSVPVLTRQEDGSAAPTDERVFNPDRVSIWRDGTTCPFEAAGVYRLEGGAPVALREDAFTARNGRNVKLDDDVFAPFYARVAETIRRRQPAWSVFAEMDAFAHAAGRLFPRELPERVVNASHWYDVRTLYLKRFEPRDGLEATAARFRDELGGIASAADAFPGGAPTLIGEFGIPYDLAGGADYARWAAGQRDSLWPQHEAALDLMYDAIDALGLHSTQWNYTASNRNDLRIGDNWNQEDLSIFSADQIDDARHPDAGGRALGGFCRPYAPRVQGRTALVSFDRDSGRFELRFTADASIAGATVIYAPRVQYPDGWVVRFEGVPAEIVRDDARQRIALRALSSGEAVLTLERPPADPL encoded by the coding sequence ATGAGCCTTCAGCGCGTCACCCAGAGCGGATCGCTGTTCCTCGATGCGAGCGGCGCGCAGATGACGCTGCGCGGGGTCAACCTCGGCGGCGACAGCAAGGTCCCCTACCCCGATGGCGGCACCCAATTCCCCAGTGACTTTGCCGACCACCGCGAGGTCTCGTTCATCGGCCGGCCGTTTCCGTTGGCCGAGGCCGACGAGCACCTCGCGCGGATCGCTCGTTGGGGCTTCAACACGTTGCGCCTGCTGACCACCTGGGAAGCGGTCGAGCACGCTGGGCCCGGGCTCTACGACGACGTCTATCTCGACTACTTCGCCGAAGTCGCGAGACTTGCCGGCGAACACGGGCTCTACCTGTTCGTCGACTTCCATCAGGACGTGTGGAGCCGGATGACCGGCGGCGACGGCGCGCCTGGGTGGATCTTCGAGTCGGTCGGGCTCGACTTCACCGCATTCGCCAGCGCCGAGGCCGCGCACGTCATGCAGGCGCGCTACGACTATACGAGCACGGAAAAGCGCCAGGCGACCTATCCGCAAATGAGCTGGGGTTCGAACTACCGCCTGCCCGCCAACGGCGTGATGTGGACGCTGTTCTGGGCCGGGCGCTGGGTGACGCCGGATTTCACGATCGACGGCGAGAACGTGCAGGACTTCCTCCAGGGCCACTACCTCGGCGCAATGGACGCGGTCGCCCAGCGTTTGGCGCACATGCCGCATGTGCTCGGTTTTGACACGCTAAACGAGCCCGGGCTCGGCTGGCTGGCCCAACCGCTCAGTTACCGCCATCTCGCTGCCAGCGCCGCCAACCCCGAGCGGCCGCGGATCGGCCCTGCGCTCGCGCCGCTCGATGCCCTCGCCCTGGCTCGCGGCTGCGCCGTCTCGGTGCCGGTGCTGACGCGTCAGGAGGACGGCTCGGCGGCGCCGACCGACGAACGGGTGTTCAATCCCGATCGCGTCTCGATCTGGCGTGACGGCACGACTTGCCCGTTCGAGGCGGCAGGCGTCTACCGGCTCGAAGGCGGCGCTCCGGTCGCGCTTCGCGAAGACGCCTTCACCGCGCGCAACGGCCGCAACGTGAAGCTCGACGACGACGTGTTCGCGCCGTTCTATGCACGCGTCGCCGAGACCATCCGCCGCCGCCAACCGGCGTGGTCGGTATTTGCCGAAATGGATGCCTTCGCCCACGCGGCGGGCCGTCTTTTCCCACGCGAGTTGCCCGAACGCGTCGTCAACGCCAGCCACTGGTATGACGTCCGAACGCTCTATCTCAAACGGTTCGAGCCGAGGGACGGGCTCGAGGCGACCGCAGCACGATTCCGCGACGAGCTTGGCGGGATCGCGTCCGCGGCCGACGCCTTCCCCGGCGGCGCGCCGACCCTGATCGGTGAGTTCGGGATACCTTACGATCTTGCCGGCGGGGCCGACTACGCCCGCTGGGCCGCGGGCCAACGCGACAGCTTGTGGCCGCAACACGAAGCCGCGCTCGACCTGATGTACGACGCTATCGACGCGCTCGGGCTACATTCGACCCAGTGGAACTACACTGCGAGCAACCGCAACGATTTGCGCATCGGCGACAACTGGAACCAGGAGGACCTGTCGATATTCTCGGCCGATCAGATCGACGATGCGCGTCACCCCGACGCTGGCGGCCGCGCGCTCGGCGGGTTTTGCCGACCTTACGCGCCGCGGGTCCAGGGCCGCACCGCGTTGGTGTCGTTCGACCGCGACAGCGGCCGCTTCGAGTTGCGCTTCACCGCCGACGCGAGCATCGCCGGCGCGACAGTGATCTATGCTCCGCGCGTACAGTACCCGGATGGCTGGGTTGTGCGCTTCGAGGGCGTTCCCGCCGAGATCGTCCGCGACGATGCGCGCCAGCGGATCGCGTTGCGCGCGCTCAGCTCTGGCGAGGCGGTGTTGACGCTCGAGCGGCCGCCAGCCGACCCGCTTTAG
- a CDS encoding phytanoyl-CoA dioxygenase family protein, with translation MKQEALDRYAEAFRRDGFVQVPGVLTADELARYGAAVDEAVTTRKAGDTRRLDEKTPYEQSFLQCQYIWEDFPGVRGLTFHPKIGELTAALLGASKVRLWHDQALYKEAGGRETEAHQDQPYWPIAERDTATVWIPFAATSDATGCMGYIPGSHHDEADFVDIFNTPGDSSRLRERYADRPPVYVHCEPGDVIFHHGFTTHMAKANRSGDTRRVYTAIYFADGSHRHGERAHPSVDRDAIPVGGVIDGGATPVTWPLEGGRIPEPEPWPDAAGLEWRERAERLGIIPKRA, from the coding sequence GTGAAGCAGGAAGCCCTCGACCGCTACGCCGAAGCCTTCCGCCGCGACGGCTTCGTCCAAGTGCCGGGCGTGCTGACCGCGGACGAGCTCGCGCGCTATGGCGCAGCGGTCGACGAGGCGGTTACGACGCGCAAGGCCGGCGACACCCGCAGGCTCGACGAGAAGACGCCCTACGAGCAGTCGTTCCTGCAGTGCCAGTACATCTGGGAGGACTTTCCCGGCGTGCGCGGGCTGACCTTCCATCCCAAGATCGGCGAGCTGACCGCGGCGCTGCTCGGAGCGAGTAAGGTCCGCCTGTGGCACGACCAGGCGCTCTACAAGGAGGCCGGCGGGCGCGAGACCGAAGCGCACCAGGACCAGCCCTACTGGCCCATCGCCGAGCGCGACACCGCGACCGTTTGGATCCCGTTCGCGGCGACCAGCGACGCTACCGGATGCATGGGCTATATCCCCGGCAGCCACCACGATGAGGCCGACTTCGTCGATATCTTCAACACGCCCGGCGACTCCAGCCGATTGCGGGAACGCTACGCCGACCGCCCGCCGGTTTACGTCCACTGCGAGCCGGGCGACGTGATCTTTCACCACGGCTTCACCACCCACATGGCTAAGGCCAACCGTTCCGGCGACACCCGCCGAGTCTACACCGCGATCTACTTCGCCGACGGCTCGCACCGCCACGGCGAGCGCGCGCATCCTAGCGTCGACCGCGACGCCATCCCGGTCGGCGGAGTGATCGATGGCGGGGCGACCCCGGTGACCTGGCCGCTCGAGGGCGGGCGCATTCCAGAGCCCGAGCCCTGGCCCGATGCCGCGGGCCTCGAGTGGCGCGAACGGGCCGAGCGTCTGGGCATCATCCCCAAGCGCGCATGA
- a CDS encoding phytanoyl-CoA dioxygenase family protein, whose translation MGAAYTVHPESRGFRWQNAGTDLRRVSPEQKRQFDEQGWFVLRDAFTQAELDAVEAAIDPLEREHDRELRERGGRNAISAADAITFTGHIVKKSPVLRAFASHPAITAVCHDLIGDDVRLYWDQSVYKKSGKPQEFPWHQDNGYTFVDPQQYLTFWIPLVDVDTENGCPWIAPGMHKLGTLEHWVTPIGLKCIDDVPDAVPAPARRGDAIVFSSLAPHRTGPNLKPGTVRKAYILQYAPDGAQAIKNGERVRQDDPERQFPILVGGERP comes from the coding sequence ATGGGCGCCGCCTACACGGTCCACCCCGAGAGCCGCGGCTTCCGCTGGCAGAACGCCGGAACCGATCTGCGCCGGGTAAGCCCAGAGCAGAAACGCCAGTTCGACGAGCAGGGATGGTTCGTCCTCCGCGACGCTTTCACGCAAGCCGAGCTCGACGCGGTCGAGGCGGCGATCGATCCGCTCGAGCGCGAGCACGACCGCGAGTTGCGCGAGAGAGGCGGTCGCAACGCGATCTCGGCGGCCGACGCGATCACCTTCACCGGGCATATCGTCAAGAAGTCGCCGGTCCTGCGCGCATTCGCCTCGCACCCGGCGATCACCGCAGTCTGTCACGACCTCATCGGCGACGATGTCCGGCTCTACTGGGACCAGTCGGTTTACAAGAAGTCGGGCAAGCCGCAAGAATTCCCGTGGCACCAGGACAACGGCTACACCTTCGTCGATCCGCAGCAATACCTGACCTTCTGGATTCCGCTGGTCGATGTCGACACCGAGAACGGCTGCCCATGGATCGCACCTGGCATGCACAAGCTCGGAACGCTCGAGCACTGGGTGACCCCGATCGGCCTCAAGTGCATCGATGACGTGCCCGACGCGGTCCCGGCGCCGGCCCGGCGCGGCGACGCGATCGTGTTCTCCAGCCTCGCCCCACACCGCACCGGGCCGAACCTCAAGCCCGGGACCGTGCGCAAGGCCTACATCCTGCAGTATGCGCCCGACGGCGCTCAGGCGATCAAGAATGGCGAGCGCGTTCGCCAGGACGATCCCGAGCGGCAGTTTCCTATCCTGGTCGGCGGCGAGCGACCGTGA
- a CDS encoding phytanoyl-CoA dioxygenase family protein: MTPAERRQCWNEHGFFIERGLVSSAVVAEMEREVIGQIRADPPENHQGETLYAAGANYAIFPEKVPSPGAVNPEDKIAKVFNCHAEGVAREVAESPAIVARVGEILGGDLDCFQSQFIFKNPGVIGQPWHQDSYYFRFDRQPQVGVWVALSRATLDNGCLWVLPGSHKDGVHEHVPDRRPEANRAYTEIISEDDSARQPALMEPGDVLFFHSYLMHMSTDNVAQERRAAMVYHYARAGTRAENEQVAEKLSHVNRWIPVRRLEVA, encoded by the coding sequence ATGACCCCCGCCGAACGGCGACAGTGCTGGAACGAGCACGGCTTCTTCATCGAGCGCGGGTTGGTCTCGTCGGCCGTCGTCGCGGAAATGGAGCGCGAGGTGATCGGCCAGATCCGTGCCGATCCGCCCGAAAACCACCAGGGCGAGACGCTTTACGCAGCCGGCGCCAACTACGCGATCTTCCCGGAGAAGGTGCCCAGCCCGGGCGCGGTCAACCCCGAGGACAAGATCGCCAAGGTCTTCAACTGCCACGCCGAAGGCGTTGCCCGCGAGGTTGCGGAAAGTCCCGCCATCGTCGCCAGGGTCGGCGAAATCCTCGGCGGCGACCTCGATTGCTTCCAGAGCCAGTTCATCTTCAAGAACCCCGGGGTGATCGGCCAGCCGTGGCACCAGGACAGCTACTACTTCCGCTTCGACCGCCAGCCGCAAGTCGGGGTGTGGGTCGCGCTCAGCCGCGCCACGCTCGACAACGGCTGCCTGTGGGTGCTGCCCGGCTCGCACAAGGACGGGGTGCACGAGCACGTACCCGACCGCCGCCCCGAGGCCAACCGCGCCTACACCGAGATCATCAGCGAAGACGACTCTGCTCGTCAGCCGGCGCTGATGGAGCCGGGCGACGTGCTGTTCTTCCACAGCTACCTGATGCACATGTCGACCGACAACGTGGCGCAAGAGCGCCGCGCGGCGATGGTCTATCACTACGCCCGCGCCGGCACCCGCGCCGAGAACGAGCAGGTCGCCGAGAAGCTCAGCCATGTGAACCGCTGGATCCCGGTGCGCCGGCTGGAGGTGGCGTGA
- a CDS encoding MFS transporter: MTAHRLSMAGKVGFTLGDYASNLYWQSVSIFLLFFYTDAVGLSAATAGLIYMIASIVDALADPIMGSIADRTRTSRGRYRPYILFGCVPLGLSFVLLYWRPPFEGLLLTLWMMMSHIVFRFAYTAVTIPYTSLNARLTDNSDERSTLAGWRMTFGVLAALTISYFTYPLVGMLGNGNAANGYTYAAAVFAVIATAIYPLVYAITCEPAELPNEEPRLTLGGYWRGLAPNRAFWVLVAATVVASICTFALGKSILYYFKYYLHDEAAARFALAAMAVSGLAIIPGWVWLTKSIGKRNAWLAAVAWALVMLAIFQAFDFRSALSMTIWLVAWSVGSLGFAMTFWSMLPDTVEYGEWTSGARTESFIFGLFQFFLKAALGIGAGLFGWLLQHVGYVANTDQSPETLAGIKAIMVWMPGAGVFLAGLIMLAYPLKRGTHEAIVEELNARMPSPDA, encoded by the coding sequence ATGACCGCTCACCGCCTCAGCATGGCCGGGAAGGTCGGGTTCACGCTCGGCGACTACGCCTCGAACCTCTACTGGCAGAGCGTATCGATCTTCCTGCTTTTCTTCTACACCGATGCGGTCGGGCTCTCTGCGGCCACCGCGGGCCTGATCTACATGATCGCCTCGATCGTCGACGCACTGGCCGATCCCATCATGGGCAGCATCGCGGACCGCACCCGGACAAGCCGCGGGCGCTACCGGCCCTACATTCTGTTCGGCTGCGTCCCTTTGGGGCTATCGTTCGTGCTGCTATATTGGCGCCCGCCGTTCGAGGGACTGCTGCTGACGCTATGGATGATGATGAGCCACATCGTCTTCCGCTTCGCCTATACCGCAGTGACGATCCCCTACACTTCGCTGAACGCGCGTCTGACCGACAATTCGGACGAACGCTCGACGCTGGCTGGCTGGCGGATGACCTTCGGCGTTCTCGCGGCGCTGACGATTTCGTACTTCACCTATCCCCTGGTCGGCATGCTGGGCAATGGAAACGCCGCGAACGGCTACACCTATGCCGCGGCGGTGTTCGCGGTGATAGCCACGGCAATCTATCCGCTGGTCTACGCGATCACCTGCGAGCCGGCGGAGCTCCCGAACGAGGAACCGCGCCTTACGCTGGGCGGGTATTGGCGAGGCCTCGCGCCCAACCGCGCGTTCTGGGTGCTGGTCGCCGCCACCGTAGTCGCGTCGATCTGCACGTTCGCGCTCGGCAAATCGATCCTCTACTATTTCAAATACTATCTGCATGACGAGGCGGCGGCGCGCTTTGCGCTTGCCGCCATGGCAGTCTCGGGGCTCGCAATCATTCCTGGCTGGGTATGGCTGACGAAGTCGATCGGCAAGCGCAATGCCTGGCTTGCCGCGGTGGCATGGGCGCTGGTCATGCTCGCGATATTCCAGGCGTTCGATTTCCGCTCCGCGCTGTCGATGACGATCTGGCTGGTGGCCTGGAGCGTCGGTTCGCTCGGGTTCGCGATGACCTTCTGGTCGATGCTGCCGGACACCGTCGAGTATGGCGAATGGACTTCGGGCGCTCGCACCGAATCGTTCATCTTCGGGTTGTTCCAGTTCTTTCTCAAAGCCGCGCTGGGGATAGGCGCGGGGCTGTTCGGCTGGCTGCTCCAGCACGTCGGCTACGTCGCCAACACCGACCAGAGCCCAGAAACGCTCGCCGGGATCAAGGCGATCATGGTCTGGATGCCCGGCGCTGGGGTGTTCCTCGCCGGGCTGATCATGCTCGCTTACCCGCTCAAGCGCGGCACGCACGAGGCGATCGTCGAGGAGCTCAATGCCCGCATGCCATCGCCGGATGCTTGA
- a CDS encoding carboxylesterase/lipase family protein, whose protein sequence is MTVNSADARELTGRPTTVAAPAGTVAGRVTDGVRGFAGIPYSAPPVGVLRWRPPAPPQRWKGTRDASRFGNDCPQQRLPRDLTPSDQPMSEDCLSLNLWAPERARRLPVMVWIHGGGFVMGSSASPVLDGAKLARRGVVLVSFNYRLGRFGFFSHPALGDGGQRSANFAFEDMIAALKWVRGNVAAFGGDPRNVTIFGESAGGAAVDFLLAAPQARGLFHKAIVQSGANREPYARLDRDRPARISADHAGAAFAASAGLSNPSAAALRALPAEAIQGKLGLLDQQPDRFTGPVIDGVTVLDDPVEQFGAGAVPRVPYLIGSNGAELSAEPFVPILLDLIKAALGPGFAALGGSYGDPPSPALIDDYYFGEAARGYARIMAGHGAPTWLYRFDHVTAAERATRQRAQHASDIAFVFGNLPPGADAQDRAVSDLLGTYWTNFARAGDPNGFGLPRWERVASGGNAALIVAAGSAATRELGNAARLDAVERAMNERRARENLQ, encoded by the coding sequence ATGACCGTGAACTCGGCCGATGCGCGCGAACTGACCGGGCGGCCGACGACCGTCGCCGCCCCGGCGGGAACGGTCGCGGGCCGCGTGACCGACGGGGTGCGCGGGTTTGCGGGCATTCCCTACTCCGCTCCGCCGGTCGGCGTCTTGCGCTGGCGCCCGCCTGCCCCGCCCCAGCGCTGGAAGGGCACGCGCGACGCGTCGCGCTTCGGCAACGATTGCCCGCAGCAGCGCCTGCCCCGCGACCTCACCCCGTCCGATCAGCCGATGAGCGAGGACTGCCTGTCGCTCAATTTGTGGGCGCCGGAGCGGGCGCGGCGCCTGCCGGTGATGGTGTGGATCCACGGCGGCGGGTTCGTCATGGGTAGCAGCGCCTCGCCCGTGCTCGATGGCGCGAAGCTCGCGCGGCGCGGGGTGGTGCTAGTCAGCTTCAACTACCGCCTCGGGCGGTTCGGGTTCTTCAGTCACCCGGCGCTGGGAGACGGCGGGCAGCGATCCGCCAACTTCGCCTTCGAGGACATGATTGCGGCGCTCAAGTGGGTGCGCGGCAACGTTGCCGCGTTCGGCGGCGATCCGCGCAACGTCACGATCTTCGGCGAGTCCGCCGGGGGAGCGGCGGTCGACTTCCTATTGGCCGCGCCACAAGCCCGCGGTCTATTCCATAAGGCGATCGTCCAGTCGGGCGCCAACCGCGAGCCCTACGCCCGGCTAGACCGCGACCGTCCGGCGCGGATTTCGGCGGACCACGCAGGGGCAGCTTTTGCGGCAAGCGCGGGCCTAAGCAACCCGAGCGCGGCTGCGCTGCGCGCGCTTCCCGCCGAAGCGATCCAAGGCAAGCTCGGCCTGCTCGACCAGCAGCCCGACCGGTTCACCGGCCCGGTGATCGACGGAGTCACCGTACTCGACGATCCGGTCGAGCAATTCGGGGCGGGCGCCGTGCCGCGTGTCCCCTACCTGATCGGGTCTAACGGCGCGGAGCTCAGCGCCGAGCCCTTTGTGCCGATCCTGCTCGACCTGATAAAGGCAGCGCTGGGACCGGGCTTCGCCGCGCTCGGCGGCAGCTATGGCGATCCGCCCAGTCCGGCGCTGATCGACGACTACTATTTCGGCGAAGCCGCGCGCGGCTATGCCCGGATTATGGCTGGGCACGGCGCGCCGACGTGGCTCTACCGCTTCGACCACGTCACCGCGGCAGAGCGTGCGACGCGCCAGCGTGCCCAGCACGCGAGCGACATCGCGTTCGTGTTCGGCAACCTGCCGCCGGGCGCCGACGCTCAGGACCGCGCGGTCTCCGACCTGCTCGGGACCTACTGGACCAATTTTGCGCGTGCCGGCGATCCCAACGGCTTTGGCCTGCCGCGCTGGGAACGGGTCGCCTCCGGCGGCAATGCAGCGCTGATCGTCGCCGCCGGCAGCGCCGCCACCCGCGAACTCGGCAACGCCGCACGGCTCGATGCAGTCGAGCGCGCGATGAACGAGCGTCGCGCCCGGGAGAACCTTCAATGA
- a CDS encoding TonB-dependent receptor, protein MVDSRAIRLLLSVSVGTLALGAAPAMAQTATIDDDAEQARTNVIVVTAQRRAEDVQDVPITVTAVTQDQLDIQNITTTTDLTRAVPALTATNFGVYQVRGIGTQGFGRSAEQSVSVVLDGVVLGRGLTNSLYDVENVEVLSGPQGTLFGKNSNAGVINVVTKAPKLNQYEAIGHVDIGNHDYIHGYAIANLPLGDEAAFRFSFHYDRTGHVVRNTMFNEWDDNRDVGGRVRFLVKPSDRLTVNLALDYQHLTSNGVNGAADFAGVAVFKQVPAGSLLEARLAACGIVAGNKNNRVCANSLRAAGVPIGDTYGRKNYGGSATIDYELSDDLTFTSITALRKTRKGEFGKDADIAGDFADTLPLNLLDRNLVPYVSRTFSEEARIASSTANPLSFVAGVYYSSGKTKDVIDQTGTFGINLGGLEFRRNPVFMIKQRDYAAFGQVDWRITPELKIFVGGRYTHNDLKDFSFNLFKNPNGRYIFTGNTGFFSVLPVNSCTLAGGIPYDAIQVPCPAGTSIAEAAHIKKSGFSGTAGAQYEVGEDTMVFARYSRGYKGPFLNESVTYTASLARQPLKIDPEYVDAFDVGIKTRLFGRFALNASAFYSKIDGFQTTIYVPPVPPQLATNFIQGNADYATTKGVEVSFYGNLTPNLSLSGGLLYNEARFNKGFQVPCTTSTTGVCPALSQLPYAPKWKATLASEYHRELGNRIEGFAQADFAYSDKYNYGSSPGNPTSPSRYLLGLRGGLRFGDGKFSFAGFCRNCLDKRYPVVTTFDGFASSDGARLPAVAGGPAPVGSSFVQFLSIDSYRVWGVTLDASF, encoded by the coding sequence ATGGTCGATTCTCGGGCCATCAGGCTGCTGTTGAGCGTTTCGGTGGGGACGTTGGCGTTGGGTGCGGCACCCGCCATGGCGCAAACCGCAACGATCGACGACGACGCCGAGCAGGCCCGCACCAACGTCATCGTCGTGACCGCGCAACGGCGCGCTGAGGACGTCCAGGACGTGCCGATCACCGTGACCGCGGTCACCCAGGACCAGCTCGACATCCAGAACATCACCACCACCACCGATCTGACTCGCGCGGTGCCGGCGCTGACCGCCACCAACTTCGGGGTCTATCAGGTTCGCGGGATCGGCACCCAGGGCTTCGGGCGGTCGGCGGAGCAATCGGTCTCGGTCGTGCTCGACGGCGTCGTCCTCGGCCGCGGACTGACGAACTCGCTCTACGACGTCGAGAACGTCGAGGTTCTTTCCGGACCACAGGGCACGTTGTTCGGCAAAAACTCCAATGCCGGTGTGATCAACGTCGTCACCAAGGCGCCCAAGCTCAACCAGTACGAAGCGATCGGCCACGTCGATATCGGCAATCACGACTATATCCATGGATATGCCATCGCCAATCTGCCGCTGGGCGACGAGGCGGCTTTTCGCTTCAGCTTCCATTACGATCGCACCGGCCACGTCGTTCGCAACACGATGTTCAACGAATGGGACGACAACAGGGACGTCGGCGGGCGCGTTCGCTTCCTGGTCAAGCCAAGCGACCGTCTGACCGTCAACTTGGCGCTGGATTATCAGCACCTGACGAGCAACGGCGTCAACGGCGCCGCCGACTTCGCCGGCGTCGCGGTCTTCAAGCAGGTGCCGGCCGGATCACTGCTCGAAGCTCGCCTGGCCGCGTGCGGGATCGTGGCCGGCAACAAGAACAACCGGGTCTGCGCGAACAGCCTGCGCGCGGCCGGCGTGCCGATCGGCGACACTTACGGCCGCAAGAATTACGGCGGATCGGCGACAATCGACTACGAATTGAGCGACGACCTCACGTTCACTTCGATCACCGCGCTGCGCAAGACCCGCAAGGGCGAGTTCGGCAAGGATGCTGACATCGCCGGCGACTTCGCCGACACGCTGCCGCTCAACCTGCTCGATCGCAATCTCGTTCCCTACGTCTCGAGGACCTTCAGCGAGGAGGCGCGGATCGCCTCGTCGACCGCCAACCCGCTCAGCTTCGTCGCCGGGGTTTACTACTCCAGCGGTAAGACCAAGGACGTCATCGATCAAACGGGCACGTTCGGGATTAACCTGGGCGGGCTGGAGTTCCGCCGCAATCCCGTGTTCATGATCAAGCAGCGCGACTACGCCGCGTTCGGCCAGGTCGATTGGCGCATCACCCCCGAACTGAAGATCTTCGTCGGTGGGCGCTATACCCACAACGACCTCAAGGACTTCAGCTTCAATCTCTTCAAGAACCCCAATGGGCGTTACATCTTTACTGGCAACACCGGGTTTTTCTCGGTCCTACCGGTCAATTCCTGTACGCTGGCAGGCGGCATTCCCTACGACGCGATCCAAGTCCCGTGCCCAGCCGGCACAAGCATCGCCGAAGCCGCCCACATCAAGAAATCGGGCTTCAGCGGCACGGCGGGAGCGCAATATGAGGTTGGCGAGGACACCATGGTCTTCGCCCGCTACTCGCGCGGCTATAAGGGACCATTCCTCAACGAATCGGTGACCTACACCGCCAGCCTTGCGCGCCAACCGCTCAAGATTGATCCGGAATATGTCGATGCGTTCGACGTCGGCATCAAGACGCGGCTGTTTGGCCGCTTCGCACTCAACGCCAGCGCGTTCTACAGCAAGATCGACGGATTCCAGACCACGATCTACGTACCCCCGGTTCCGCCGCAGTTGGCGACCAACTTCATTCAGGGAAATGCCGACTATGCGACAACCAAGGGCGTAGAAGTGTCGTTTTATGGCAACCTTACGCCTAACCTAAGCCTGTCAGGCGGGTTGCTCTACAATGAAGCGCGGTTCAACAAGGGCTTCCAGGTGCCCTGCACCACCAGTACGACCGGGGTTTGCCCGGCACTGAGCCAGCTACCTTATGCACCGAAGTGGAAAGCCACCCTCGCCAGCGAGTATCACCGCGAGCTTGGCAACCGCATCGAAGGCTTCGCCCAAGCCGACTTTGCCTATTCGGACAAATACAACTACGGCTCAAGCCCGGGCAACCCGACCTCGCCCTCGCGCTACCTGCTCGGCCTGCGAGGCGGCTTGCGGTTCGGCGACGGCAAGTTCAGCTTTGCGGGGTTCTGCCGCAATTGTCTCGACAAGCGCTATCCGGTGGTCACCACGTTCGATGGCTTCGCCTCGTCCGACGGTGCCAGGCTGCCGGCGGTGGCCGGCGGCCCCGCGCCAGTCGGCAGCTCGTTCGTCCAGTTCCTCTCGATTGATTCGTACCGCGTCTGGGGCGTGACGCTGGACGCGAGCTTCTAG
- a CDS encoding phytanoyl-CoA dioxygenase family protein → MHTAEIDRFHRDGFLCIPRLVDDAAVTALGTVYDAMLAGEIDVSATDNPLGRITRQIMMPSAYHPLFEDNPALDAGRAIARDLLGVPDPRPIFDMLIYKEPGQTAVTPWHQDFAYSQMPFAPAGVAVPSDQTLQFWLALDDVDEANGCMHFVPGQHRAPLLEHHVAAGEAEYTQRLLAIPHPERNLDLSQAIACPLRAGGATVHNYGTPHFTSGNVTANRPRRAYIFNFSSRRLGE, encoded by the coding sequence GTGCACACTGCCGAGATCGACCGCTTTCACCGCGACGGGTTTCTTTGCATCCCGCGACTGGTCGACGATGCCGCGGTAACCGCGCTTGGGACGGTGTATGACGCGATGCTCGCGGGCGAGATCGACGTCAGCGCCACCGACAACCCGCTGGGGCGGATTACCCGCCAGATCATGATGCCATCGGCGTACCACCCGCTGTTCGAGGACAATCCCGCGCTCGACGCGGGCCGCGCAATCGCCCGCGACCTGCTCGGGGTGCCTGATCCACGGCCGATCTTCGACATGCTGATCTACAAGGAGCCGGGGCAGACGGCGGTAACCCCGTGGCACCAGGACTTCGCCTACTCACAGATGCCGTTCGCGCCAGCCGGGGTTGCCGTCCCCAGCGATCAGACGTTGCAGTTCTGGCTTGCGCTCGACGACGTCGACGAAGCCAACGGCTGCATGCACTTCGTGCCCGGCCAGCACCGCGCGCCCTTGCTCGAACACCATGTTGCCGCGGGGGAGGCCGAATACACCCAGCGTCTTCTCGCGATTCCACATCCCGAGCGAAACCTCGACTTGTCGCAGGCGATCGCCTGCCCGCTGCGCGCCGGGGGGGCGACCGTCCACAACTACGGGACGCCGCACTTCACGTCCGGCAACGTCACCGCGAATCGCCCGCGTCGCGCGTATATCTTCAACTTCTCCAGCCGCCGTCTGGGCGAATGA